Proteins from one Malaya genurostris strain Urasoe2022 chromosome 2, Malgen_1.1, whole genome shotgun sequence genomic window:
- the LOC131432753 gene encoding long-chain fatty acid transport protein 4 isoform X2, producing MGWEFGLPAILIALLAVLIASGKWRWLYIAAVTVPRDAKALIRYIKLQGLVKKYARQNSSIAEIFAEYVAKQPEKACFIFEGKEWTFREVSDYSNRVANVFHTHGYKHGDIVGLLLENRPEFVATWLGLSKLGIVIPLINNNLRKNTLLHSITVAKCNALLYGQSLCDAVSEISDSLPASIALYQLNDTVQEAVLPNSKDMATLLQSASKEQPTSGVKKPDHHDRLVYIYTSGTTGLPKAAVITHARFVFITAAIRIMSGFRSSDIFYTPLPLYHTAGGLMSCGQALLFGGTVVIRKKFSASQYFVDCQKYNCTVGQYIGEMCRYILATPASPADKGHKVRVIFGNGLRPQIWPQFVERFNIPQVAEFYGATEGNANISNMDNTMGAIGFVSRIIPTVYPISIIRADPLTGEPIRGKDGLCQLCKPNEPGVFIGKIIPNNPSRAFLGYVDKVASEKKIVRDIFHKGDSAFLSGDLLSADERGYLFFVDRTGDTFRWKGENVSTSEVEAEVSNASGYRDTVVYGVEVPNMEGRAGMAAILDPDRQVDLVKLASTLKETLPSYARPLFVRLLTKVDMTGTYKLKKIDLQKEEFDPNVVEDAIYYLSPKGNYESLTKEVFEQIKRGEIRF from the exons AGCACTGATACGTTACATCAAACTGCAGGGATTGGTCAAGAAATATGCCCGACAGAACTCCAGCATCGCTGAGATCTTTGCCGAATATGTCGCCAAACAACCGGAGAAGGCTTGCTTTATCTTCGAGGGAAAGGAATGGACTTTCAGAGAG GTCAGCGACTACTCTAATCGGGTAGCAAACGTATTCCACACGCACGGTTACAAACATGGCGACATTGTAGGTTTACTGCTGGAGAATCGACCCGAGTTCGTAGCCACCTGGTTGGGTCTTTCGAAACTGGGAATAGTCATTCCATTGATCAACAACAATCTACGGAAGAATACTTTGCTGCACAGTATCACCGTGGCCAAGTGCAACGCTCTTTTGTATGGTCAAAGCCTGTGCGACGCGGTTTCCGAAATCAGCGATTCACTTCCGGCGTCTATTGCTCTGTACCAGCTAAACGACACCGTCCAGGAAGCGGTGTTGCCTAACTCGAAGGATATGGCAACGTTGTTACAGTCCGCTTCGAAGGAGCAACCGACTTCCGGTGTCAAGAAACCCGACCACCATGATCGACTGGTGTACATCTACACATCCGGTACGACCGGACTGCCGAAGGCTGCCGTCATTACACACGCGAG ATTCGTATTCATTACGGCAGCTATTCGCATCATGTCAGGTTTCCGGAGTAGTGACATCTTCTACACTCCTCTTCCGCTGTATCACACCGCCGGCGGTTTGATGTCTTGCGGACAGGCGCTACTGTTTGGGGGAACCGTTGTGATAAGGAAGAAATTCTCTGCGTCTCAATACTTTGTTGATTGCCAAAAGTACAATTGCACG GTCGGTCAATATATCGGTGAAATGTGCCGTTACATCCTGGCCACACCGGCTTCTCCTGCTGACAAGGGACACAAAGTAAGAGTCATATTCGGAAATGGATTACGACCGCAGATTTGGCCGCAGTTTGTTGAAAGGTTCAACATTCCGCAAGTTGCCGAGTTCTACGGGGCTACGGAAGGCAACGCAAATATTT CTAACATGGACAACACGATGGGTGCAATCGGTTTCGTATCCCGTATCATTCCAACCGTCTACCCGATCTCCATCATTCGAGCAGATCCGTTAACTGGGGAACCGATCCGAGGCAAGGACGGTTTATGTCAG ctGTGCAAACCAAATGAACCGGGCGTATTCATCGGGAAAATCATTCCTAACAACCCAAGTCGTGCGTTCCTGGGCTATGTGGataaagtcgcttcagagaaaaaaattgttcgggATATTTTTCACAAGGGAGATTCAGCTTTCCTGTCGGGTGATCTTCTATCCGCCGATGAACGAGGATATTTGTTTTTCGTTGATCGTACCGGCGATACATTTCGGTGGAAGGGAGAAAACGTTTCAACCAGCGAAGTGGAAGCCGAGGTCAGTAACGCGTCCGGCTATCGAGATACTGTCGTGTATGGCGTTGAGGTTCCCAACATGGAAGGTCGAGCGGGAATGGCGGCTATTTTGGATCCCGATCGTCAAGTAGACCTAGTTAAACTGGCATCAACTCTGAAGGAAACTTTGCCTTCCTACGCTAGACCACTATTTGTACGTCTTCTTACCAAAGTGGATATGACCGGAACATATAAGCTGAAAAAGATTGATCTGCAGAAGGAAGAATTCGATCCAAATGTAGTCGAGGATGCTATATACTATCTATCACCGAAAGGAAACTATGAAAGTCTCACCAAGGAAGTGTTCGAACAGATTAAACGAGGTGAAATCCGATTCTAG